The following proteins come from a genomic window of Dromaius novaehollandiae isolate bDroNov1 chromosome 19, bDroNov1.hap1, whole genome shotgun sequence:
- the ALKBH4 gene encoding alpha-ketoglutarate-dependent dioxygenase alkB homolog 4, with the protein MEAAAGGGEGPGCGCKGIRSCLLCEGPAQAAPPPQGEDNFTYCPATGLAAGNEHSEFAGWAFPFPGVFLTEEFISEDEESEIVELMDQDDWKPSQSGRKKQDYGPKVNFKKQRLKAGSFIGLPSFSKKIVTQMKDYSVLDGFLPVEQCNLDYIPERGSAIDPHFDDWWLWGERLVSLNLLSKTVLSMSCDSEDSIQLFPSFSKEKELSPSGSLAQTSACKNSGKQRISCTSSPRLVPSKEVTVAIHLPRRSLVVLYGDARYKWKHAIYRKHIEHRRICVTFRELSAEFSAGGRHEELGKELLGIALSFQGRPV; encoded by the exons AtggaggcggcggccggcggcggcgaaGGGCCGGGCTGCGGCTGCAAGGGGATCCGCTCCTGCCTGCTCTGCGAGGGGCCCGCGCAGGCCGCTCCGCCCCCGCAG GGAGAAGATAATTTCACTTACTGTCCAGCAACAGGCCTAGCTGCTGGAAATGAGCACTCAGAGTTTGCTGGCTGGGCCTTTCCATTTCCAGGGGTGTTTTTGACAGAGGAGTTCATTAGTGAAGATGAGGAATCTGAGATAGTTGAACTGATGGATCAAGATGACTGGAAACCCTCACAGTCTGGCCGAAAGAAACAG GACTATGGACCCAAAGTGAACTTTAAGAAGCAGAGGCTGAAAGCTGGTAGCTTTATCGGTTTGCCAAGTTTTAGTAAAAAGATTGTGACACAAATGAAAGACTACTCTGTGCTAGACGGTTTCTTACCTGTTGAACAATGTAATCTGGACTACATTCCAGAAAGAGGTTCTGCCATCGACCCACATTTTGATGACTGGTGGCTTTGGGGAGAGCGTTTAGTTAGCTTAAACTTGCTCTCAAAAACCGTGCTGTCCATGTCTTGCGATTCTGAGGACAGCATCCAATTATTTCCCTCTTTCAGTAAAGAAAAGGAATTAAGTCCCTCTGGATCTCTTGCACAGACGTCAGCATGCAAAAATTCAGGCAAACAGAGAATTAGCTGCACTTCATCTCCAAGGCTTGTTCCAAGTAAAGAAGTGACTGTTGCCATTCACTTACCCAGAAGGTCCCTGGTGGTACTGTATGGTGACGCACGATACAAGTGGAAACACGCGATTTACCGCAAGCATATAGAGCATCGCCGAATCTGTGTCACGTTCAGGGAGCTGTCTGCAGAGTTCAGCGCTGGAGGAAGGCACGAGGAACTGGGTAAAGAACTGCTAGGAATAGCTCTTTCATTTCAAGGAAGACCAGTATGA